A genomic segment from Aegilops tauschii subsp. strangulata cultivar AL8/78 chromosome 1, Aet v6.0, whole genome shotgun sequence encodes:
- the LOC109747672 gene encoding large ribosomal subunit protein eL18y, which translates to MGIDLVAGGRNKRTKRVAPKSDDVYLKLLVKLYRFLVRRTKSKFNAVILKRLFMSKTNRPPLSMRRLSNFMKGKEEKNIAVVVGTITDDMRIQEVPAMKVTALRFTETARARIINAGGECLTFDQLALRAPTGENTILLRGPKNAREAVRHFGKAPGVPHSHTKPYVRSKGRKFEKARGRRNSRGFKV; encoded by the exons ATG GGTAtcgacctcgtcgccggcgggaggaACAAGAGGACCAAGCGCGTCGCGCCCAAGTCCGACGATGTCTACCTCAAGCTCCTCGTCAAG CTCTACCGTTTCCTGGTGAGGAGGACCAAGAGCAAGTTCAACGCCGTCATCCTCAAGAGGCTCTTCATGAGCAAGACTAACCGCCCGCCGCTCTCCATGCGCCGCCTCTCCAACTTCATGAAGGGAAAG GAGGAGAAGAACATTGCTGTGGTTGTTGGTACAATCACAGATGACATGCGGATCCAAGAGGTCCCAGCAATGAAGGTTACTGCTCTGAGGTTCACAGAGACAGCGAGGGCAAGGATTATCAATGCTGGTGGGGAGTGCCTCACTTTTGACCAGCTTGCTCTCCGTGCTCCAACTGGGGAGAACACG ATCCTGTTGAGGGGACCCAAGAATGCGCGTGAGGCGGTGAGGCACTTCGGCAAGGCGCCTGGTGTGCCGCACAGCCACACCAAGCCCTATGTGCGCTCCAAGGGTAGGAAGTTTGAGAAGGCTCGTGGTAGGAGGAACAGCCGTGGCTTCAAGGTTTAA